A single window of Rubrobacter aplysinae DNA harbors:
- the whiA gene encoding DNA-binding protein WhiA, with protein MASYAAELRRLLAAETSGAGFSKASAARRSPRWTAELAGLVHGSGGLGDGPQVLGVSTPSASVARSAARLLRSEFGLEPRLEDRRGTTSDRGSFARARYVVVADGNRALQADEELGALAAALKARSAPGERGTAYLRGAFQVAGSLAAPGYRRGHHLEFAHRDEAFVRLVASLSRAPLAVVRRRGHHVAYTKSADGVTTVLAQLGLHEAVLDYEARAVLGEAKANANRVTNFDAANAGRVARSAARQQEALQRLDPSGLPRALGEMLALRLENPDASLSELARLGGITKSAANHRLRRLLDASESGGAE; from the coding sequence TTGGCCTCCTACGCCGCTGAGCTACGGCGCCTCCTGGCTGCCGAGACCTCCGGCGCCGGCTTCTCGAAGGCGTCCGCCGCGAGACGCTCGCCCCGGTGGACCGCAGAGCTCGCCGGTCTGGTGCACGGCTCCGGCGGCCTGGGTGACGGGCCACAGGTTCTCGGCGTAAGCACGCCGAGCGCCTCCGTGGCACGCTCGGCGGCGCGGCTGCTGCGCTCGGAGTTTGGCCTGGAGCCCCGGTTGGAAGACCGGCGCGGAACGACCTCTGATCGGGGCAGCTTCGCCCGCGCCCGCTACGTTGTGGTAGCGGACGGCAACCGGGCGCTCCAGGCCGACGAGGAGCTGGGGGCCCTCGCCGCCGCGCTCAAGGCCCGCTCCGCGCCGGGGGAGAGGGGCACGGCCTACCTGCGCGGGGCGTTCCAGGTCGCGGGCTCCCTGGCCGCGCCCGGCTACCGGCGCGGACACCACCTGGAGTTTGCCCACCGCGACGAGGCTTTCGTGCGGCTCGTGGCCTCGCTTTCGCGCGCCCCGCTCGCCGTGGTCCGCCGGCGCGGCCACCACGTCGCCTACACCAAGAGCGCCGACGGGGTAACGACCGTCCTCGCCCAGCTCGGGCTGCACGAGGCCGTGCTGGATTACGAGGCCCGGGCCGTCCTGGGTGAGGCGAAGGCCAACGCCAACCGCGTCACCAACTTCGACGCCGCGAACGCCGGGCGCGTGGCCCGCTCCGCCGCCCGCCAGCAGGAGGCCCTGCAACGCCTCGACCCCTCCGGGCTGCCGCGGGCCCTGGGGGAGATGCTCGCGCTCCGGCTGGAGAACCCCGACGCCTCGCTCTCCGAGCTGGCCCGCCTCGGGGGCATTACCAAGAGCGCGGCCAACCACCGTCTCAGGCGGCTGCTCGACGCCTCCGAGTCGGGCGGCGCGGAGTAA
- the uvrC gene encoding excinuclease ABC subunit UvrC, with protein MPRNDYPDRSHLPNSPGVYLFEDAEGKVVYVGKAKNLRSRVANYFTKSGDGRPKISELREIVERIDFIATRTETEALVLESNLIKRHRPRFNASLKDDKSYPYIVVTTGDEYPRVFSSRGVRDPRHRYFGPFPSAGAVHATLDVLNKTFPFRKCRGPEPGRKSGVPCLNYHIGRSVAPCIGAVTKEEYDGIISDVISFLEGRVDGLIRERQQRMEAASKEMDFEMAAKLRDELESLRYVRERQQATIASEDAFDAFGVYAEGETACVQVFAVRGGQISRRDSFLLDNYGESSPERIALSFAPQYYETAAVPREVLLRTDAPEDELAPLSEHLSGQRGSGVTVRQPQRGDRRRILELAERNAELNLGHERALDEARRDRVASTLDNLMEELALPKLPLRVECYDISNTMGTNSVASMVVFQGGRPAKDQYRRFKIGTVEGPDDFASMAETIRRRLERLKQGDEKFSPAPDLMLLDGGKGQLSAVSEVFEELGVGEELPDIALRSLAKRDEEVFEPGRPEPVILTRDSAELHLLQRVRDEAHRFANAYHRKLRGKEMTASALDELPGIGPGRKKRILEHFGSPEAFFEAPLEEIESVPGLPTRVARDLHTRLHR; from the coding sequence ATGCCGCGCAACGATTACCCTGATAGATCCCACCTCCCGAACTCCCCCGGCGTTTACCTCTTCGAGGACGCCGAGGGCAAGGTCGTCTACGTCGGCAAGGCCAAGAACCTCAGGAGCCGCGTCGCCAACTACTTTACGAAGTCCGGCGACGGGCGGCCCAAGATCTCCGAGCTGCGCGAGATCGTGGAGCGGATAGACTTTATCGCCACCCGCACCGAGACCGAGGCGCTCGTCCTGGAGTCGAACCTCATAAAGCGTCATCGGCCCCGGTTCAACGCCTCGCTAAAGGACGACAAGAGCTACCCTTACATCGTCGTGACCACCGGCGACGAGTACCCGCGCGTGTTTTCGAGCCGGGGTGTGCGCGACCCTCGGCACCGCTACTTCGGCCCGTTCCCCTCCGCGGGGGCGGTACACGCCACCCTGGACGTCCTGAACAAGACCTTCCCGTTCCGCAAGTGCCGGGGCCCGGAGCCCGGCCGCAAGAGCGGCGTGCCGTGCCTGAACTACCACATCGGGCGCTCCGTCGCGCCGTGCATCGGGGCGGTCACCAAGGAGGAGTACGACGGGATTATCTCGGACGTGATCTCCTTTCTCGAAGGCCGGGTGGACGGCCTGATCCGGGAACGCCAGCAGAGGATGGAGGCCGCCTCTAAAGAGATGGACTTCGAGATGGCCGCAAAGCTGCGCGACGAGCTTGAGTCGTTGCGCTACGTGCGCGAGCGCCAGCAGGCCACCATCGCCAGCGAGGACGCCTTCGACGCGTTCGGGGTCTATGCCGAGGGCGAGACGGCCTGCGTGCAGGTCTTCGCCGTGCGGGGCGGTCAGATCTCCCGCCGCGACTCCTTTCTCCTGGACAACTACGGCGAGTCCTCGCCGGAGCGGATCGCGCTCTCCTTCGCGCCGCAGTACTACGAGACCGCCGCCGTCCCCCGAGAGGTCCTCCTCCGCACCGACGCCCCCGAGGACGAGCTCGCCCCGCTCTCCGAGCACCTCTCCGGGCAGCGGGGATCGGGCGTCACCGTGCGCCAGCCGCAGCGGGGCGACCGTCGCCGCATCCTGGAGCTTGCCGAGCGCAACGCCGAGCTGAACCTCGGCCACGAGCGGGCGCTGGACGAGGCCCGCCGCGACCGGGTCGCCTCCACGCTGGACAACCTCATGGAGGAGCTAGCCCTGCCAAAGCTCCCGCTGCGCGTGGAGTGCTACGACATCTCAAACACGATGGGCACCAACTCCGTGGCCTCGATGGTCGTCTTCCAGGGCGGGCGTCCGGCCAAGGATCAGTACCGGCGGTTCAAGATCGGCACCGTCGAGGGCCCGGACGACTTCGCCAGCATGGCCGAGACGATCCGGCGCAGGCTCGAACGCCTGAAACAGGGCGACGAGAAGTTCTCCCCGGCCCCGGACCTGATGCTCCTCGACGGCGGCAAGGGACAGCTCTCCGCCGTATCGGAGGTGTTCGAGGAGCTCGGGGTGGGGGAGGAGCTGCCGGACATCGCACTGCGCTCGCTCGCCAAGCGCGACGAGGAGGTCTTCGAGCCGGGCCGCCCGGAGCCCGTGATCCTGACCCGCGACTCCGCCGAGCTTCACCTGCTGCAGCGGGTACGCGACGAGGCCCACCGCTTCGCCAACGCCTATCACCGCAAGCTGCGCGGCAAGGAAATGACCGCCTCGGCCCTGGACGAGCTGCCCGGCATCGGACCGGGCCGCAAGAAGCGAATCCTGGAGCATTTCGGCTCGCCGGAGGCCTTCTTCGAGGCCCCGCTGGAGGAGATAGAGTCCGTCCCCGGCCTTCCCACCCGGGTCGCCCGCGACCTCCACACCCGGCTGCACCGCTAG
- the gap gene encoding type I glyceraldehyde-3-phosphate dehydrogenase, with amino-acid sequence MAVKIGINGFGRIGMMVAKAAIQSGNDVEIVGINDLMPMESLALLFQRDSTHGIWDEKVSVEGDSLRIGDRKIKTFTERNPADIPWGEQGADVVVEASGVFTDRGSASGHLEGGAKKVVISAPAKGVDSTFVYDVNHESYDPDNHHVVSNASCTTNCIIPLVTVLQESFGVESGYMTTVHAFTNDQSLLDAAHKDPRRARSAPQNIIPTSTGAAQLAGEIYPDLKGKVDGMAMRVPVADGSITDFVAQLGQEVTADQVNDAFKQAADGSMSHILEYSNAPLVSSDIVGNPSSCVFDSLLTMASGRSVKVLGWYDNEWGYSNRTVDLARYIGESL; translated from the coding sequence ATGGCCGTAAAAATAGGAATCAACGGTTTTGGCCGCATAGGCATGATGGTCGCCAAGGCGGCGATACAAAGCGGCAACGACGTGGAGATAGTAGGCATCAACGACCTGATGCCGATGGAGAGCCTGGCGCTACTCTTCCAGCGCGACTCCACCCACGGGATCTGGGACGAGAAGGTAAGCGTGGAGGGCGACTCCCTTCGCATCGGGGACCGCAAGATCAAGACCTTCACCGAGCGCAACCCGGCGGACATCCCGTGGGGTGAGCAGGGCGCGGACGTGGTGGTCGAGGCCAGCGGCGTGTTCACCGACCGCGGCAGCGCCTCCGGACATCTCGAAGGCGGGGCCAAGAAGGTCGTGATAAGCGCGCCGGCCAAGGGCGTTGACTCGACCTTCGTCTACGACGTGAACCACGAGAGCTACGACCCGGACAACCACCACGTCGTCTCCAACGCGAGCTGCACCACCAACTGCATAATCCCGCTGGTGACCGTGCTGCAGGAGAGCTTCGGCGTCGAGTCCGGCTACATGACCACGGTACACGCCTTCACAAATGACCAGAGCCTCCTCGACGCGGCCCACAAGGACCCGCGCCGCGCCCGCTCGGCCCCCCAGAACATCATCCCGACCTCCACGGGTGCGGCGCAGCTGGCCGGTGAGATCTACCCGGACCTCAAGGGCAAGGTGGACGGCATGGCGATGCGTGTCCCCGTCGCCGACGGCTCCATAACCGACTTCGTGGCCCAGCTTGGTCAGGAGGTAACGGCGGATCAGGTCAACGACGCCTTCAAGCAGGCCGCCGACGGCAGCATGTCTCACATCCTGGAGTACTCGAACGCCCCGCTGGTCTCCTCGGACATCGTCGGCAATCCCTCTTCCTGCGTCTTCGACTCGCTGCTTACGATGGCGAGCGGGCGCTCGGTGAAGGTGCTCGGCTGGTACGACAACGAGTGGGGCTACTCTAACCGCACGGTAGACCTCGCCCGCTACATCGGCGAGAGCCTGTAG
- a CDS encoding glucose 1-dehydrogenase has protein sequence MAEAQRPGNGRLAGKTALVTGASSGIGFETAARLGEEGAAVAVNYRSDEEGARQAVGRIEDSGGRAVAVQGDVSSEEEVRRLVRETEQSLGPPDILVNNAGTQSERPFLQMSLADWEQVVSVNMGGAFLVSREIIGGMVERGGGVVVNMSSVHQIIPWPRFAHYSASKGGLKLLTESLALEFASRGIRVNAVAPGAIATPENEEKLQDPESRASLEALIPWDRVGESAEVAACVAFLVSDEASYVTGATLFVDGGMSLYPGFESGEG, from the coding sequence ATGGCAGAGGCGCAGCGGCCCGGAAACGGCAGGCTGGCGGGAAAGACGGCGCTCGTGACAGGGGCGTCGAGCGGCATCGGCTTCGAGACCGCCGCCCGGCTGGGGGAGGAGGGCGCGGCGGTCGCCGTGAACTACCGCTCCGACGAGGAGGGCGCGCGGCAGGCCGTGGGCCGCATCGAGGATTCAGGAGGCCGGGCTGTCGCCGTGCAAGGCGACGTCTCAAGCGAGGAGGAGGTGCGGCGGCTCGTGCGGGAGACGGAGCAGAGCCTCGGCCCGCCGGACATCCTGGTCAACAACGCCGGGACCCAGAGCGAGCGCCCGTTCCTCCAGATGAGCCTCGCGGACTGGGAGCAGGTGGTCTCGGTGAACATGGGCGGCGCTTTCCTGGTGAGCCGGGAGATCATCGGCGGCATGGTCGAGCGCGGCGGCGGCGTGGTCGTCAACATGTCGAGCGTGCACCAGATCATCCCCTGGCCCCGCTTCGCCCACTATTCCGCCTCCAAGGGCGGACTCAAGCTGCTGACCGAGTCACTCGCGCTGGAGTTCGCGAGCCGGGGGATAAGGGTAAACGCCGTCGCCCCCGGGGCGATCGCCACCCCAGAGAACGAGGAAAAGCTACAGGATCCGGAGTCCCGGGCCAGTCTGGAAGCGCTCATACCCTGGGACCGCGTCGGGGAGAGCGCCGAGGTCGCCGCGTGCGTCGCCTTTCTCGTCTCCGACGAGGCCTCCTACGTCACCGGCGCGACGCTCTTCGTGGACGGCGGCATGTCGCTGTATCCGGGCTTCGAGAGTGGCGAGGGTTAG
- a CDS encoding phosphoglycerate kinase has product MNKRSVKDLDLAGKRVLVRVDFNVPVKDGRVTDDTRIRRALPTIRYLISEGARPILISHLGRPKGEPDPKYSMDPVSRRLGELLELQVNKLDAAVGEEVERQLQEWDGQGVVLLENSRFYPGETDNDPELARQLARLADAYVDDAFGAAHRAHATTYGVAEHLPSAAGLLMQEEIDNLERVLSHPERPMVAILGGAKVSDKLSVIESLLGSADTLLIGGAMCFTFFKARGYEVGKSLVEDEYLDEARRLMDEAGDRLVLPVDVVVAGEMSESAESRAVEADKIPPDMMGLDVSLGTVGLFRGHIENAATVFWNGPMGVFEIEAFAKGTEGVAQAVAESPAMSVVGGGDSVAAVSKLGLEDEMGFISTGGGASLEYVEGQELPGIAVLPDESDKGES; this is encoded by the coding sequence ATGAACAAGCGGAGCGTCAAGGATCTAGACCTCGCGGGTAAGCGGGTCTTGGTGCGGGTGGACTTCAACGTGCCCGTCAAGGACGGCCGCGTAACGGACGACACCCGCATCCGGCGGGCGCTGCCGACGATCCGGTATCTGATCTCGGAGGGCGCGCGTCCGATCCTGATCTCACACCTCGGACGCCCCAAGGGCGAGCCGGACCCGAAGTACTCCATGGACCCGGTCTCTCGCCGCCTCGGAGAATTGCTGGAGCTCCAGGTCAACAAGCTCGACGCCGCGGTCGGCGAGGAGGTCGAGCGCCAGCTACAGGAGTGGGACGGTCAGGGCGTGGTGCTGCTCGAAAACTCCCGCTTCTATCCGGGAGAGACCGACAACGACCCGGAGCTCGCCCGCCAGCTCGCCCGTCTCGCCGACGCCTACGTGGACGACGCCTTCGGCGCGGCCCACCGGGCGCATGCCACCACCTACGGCGTCGCCGAGCACCTGCCCTCCGCCGCCGGGCTACTCATGCAGGAGGAGATAGACAACCTCGAACGCGTCCTCAGCCACCCCGAGCGCCCGATGGTCGCCATACTCGGCGGGGCGAAGGTCTCCGACAAGCTCTCTGTCATAGAAAGCCTGCTCGGCTCGGCCGACACCCTGCTAATAGGCGGGGCGATGTGCTTTACGTTCTTCAAGGCCCGGGGCTACGAGGTCGGAAAATCTCTGGTCGAGGACGAGTATCTCGACGAGGCCCGCCGCCTCATGGACGAAGCCGGCGATAGGCTCGTGCTACCGGTGGACGTGGTAGTAGCGGGCGAGATGAGCGAGAGCGCCGAGAGCCGGGCCGTCGAGGCGGACAAGATCCCCCCCGACATGATGGGCCTGGATGTAAGCCTCGGCACCGTCGGGCTGTTCCGGGGCCACATTGAGAACGCCGCCACCGTGTTCTGGAACGGCCCGATGGGCGTGTTCGAGATAGAGGCCTTCGCCAAGGGCACCGAGGGCGTGGCCCAGGCGGTGGCCGAGAGCCCCGCGATGAGCGTGGTCGGCGGCGGCGACTCGGTTGCCGCCGTCTCGAAACTTGGCCTCGAAGACGAGATGGGCTTCATATCCACCGGAGGCGGGGCCTCGCTGGAGTACGTCGAAGGACAGGAGCTGCCCGGAATAGCCGTGCTGCCGGACGAGTCTGATAAGGGGGAGAGCTAA
- a CDS encoding gluconeogenesis factor YvcK family protein, whose amino-acid sequence MEQARGEQALRVVAFGGGTGLPVLLRGLKDTGADLTAVVTVTDDGGSSGRLRQELGISPPGDVRNCLVALSERSGLTEVFEYRFAGSGTGDLADHAVGNIIIAALSDMGGGFVQGVEQAAQFLRVRGRVYPAAVESLTLVVSYEDGGLARGETAAVAGGKRISRVAVEPEDTPAPEAVLEAVRAADVVVLSPGSLFTSTIPALLGGGVRQALAGFAGPVVYVANVMTQKGETDGFSVAEHLRAIADHAGPVVTDVLVHGTELPEATLSRYRSEGAAPVEVDRAEVERLGVRLHERELVSPGDDGRGVRHDPERLATEVRRIGLLRR is encoded by the coding sequence GTGGAGCAGGCACGGGGCGAACAGGCACTTCGGGTGGTGGCCTTTGGCGGCGGGACGGGGCTGCCCGTGCTGTTACGGGGGCTCAAGGATACCGGCGCCGACCTTACCGCCGTGGTCACGGTAACGGACGATGGAGGGTCCAGCGGCCGGCTGCGTCAGGAGCTCGGTATCTCGCCGCCGGGGGACGTGCGCAACTGTCTGGTCGCCCTCTCCGAACGGAGCGGGCTCACCGAGGTCTTCGAGTACCGCTTCGCCGGGTCCGGGACCGGGGATCTCGCGGATCACGCCGTCGGGAACATCATTATCGCCGCCCTCTCGGACATGGGGGGCGGCTTCGTGCAGGGTGTGGAGCAGGCGGCCCAATTCTTGAGGGTGAGGGGCCGGGTGTACCCGGCCGCCGTCGAGAGCCTGACGCTCGTCGTCTCCTACGAGGATGGGGGCCTCGCCCGCGGAGAGACCGCGGCGGTCGCGGGGGGGAAGAGGATCTCGCGCGTCGCCGTCGAGCCGGAGGATACGCCCGCCCCGGAGGCGGTGCTCGAAGCAGTACGTGCCGCCGACGTGGTCGTGCTGAGCCCCGGCAGCCTGTTCACGAGCACCATACCGGCTCTGCTCGGCGGCGGCGTGAGACAGGCGCTCGCAGGGTTCGCGGGGCCTGTGGTGTACGTCGCCAACGTAATGACCCAGAAGGGCGAGACGGACGGCTTCTCGGTGGCGGAGCACCTCCGGGCCATAGCGGACCACGCCGGGCCGGTGGTAACGGACGTGCTGGTCCACGGCACGGAGCTGCCCGAGGCCACCCTCTCGCGCTACAGGAGCGAGGGCGCCGCGCCGGTCGAGGTGGACCGGGCAGAGGTGGAGCGGCTCGGCGTGAGGCTGCACGAGAGGGAGCTCGTCTCACCCGGCGACGACGGGCGCGGGGTTCGTCACGACCCGGAGAGGCTCGCCACGGAGGTACGGAGGATTGGCCTCCTACGCCGCTGA
- a CDS encoding ABC transporter permease → MKKSRAEKRATNISSASGADGVAAAAVAGSALYEFRMQIRRKAVWVVLALFSLWALTGNNNPWDFPPAASLTDVVVTWAGVVQLFMPIALGCMIADRLPRDRRTGVSELLDTLPASPGGRLVGKYLGATLATTVPVFILYAAGIAYVVVDRGEWLAVPLALAAFAAVNIPGLLFVGAFSVACPTLLRVPLYQFLFVGYWFWGNALNPDSPIPTLSGTWLTPAGGYMSSGFFGVPGIYISQAEPWEGVVSIALLLGLAAMALLTAHYYLHWRKSRR, encoded by the coding sequence ATGAAAAAGAGTAGAGCCGAGAAAAGAGCTACGAACATCTCCAGTGCCTCTGGCGCGGATGGCGTGGCTGCGGCGGCGGTTGCGGGCAGCGCCCTGTACGAGTTCCGGATGCAGATTCGCCGGAAGGCGGTCTGGGTCGTGCTGGCCCTCTTTAGCCTGTGGGCGCTAACGGGTAATAACAACCCCTGGGACTTCCCGCCCGCAGCGTCGCTGACGGACGTGGTCGTCACCTGGGCAGGAGTGGTGCAGCTGTTCATGCCCATAGCCTTGGGCTGCATGATAGCCGACAGGCTGCCGCGAGACCGGCGGACTGGGGTCTCCGAGCTGCTCGACACCCTTCCAGCCTCTCCGGGAGGCAGGCTGGTGGGCAAGTATCTCGGGGCCACGCTAGCCACCACCGTGCCCGTCTTCATCCTCTACGCCGCCGGGATAGCCTACGTGGTAGTAGATAGGGGTGAGTGGCTGGCCGTGCCGCTGGCGCTCGCCGCCTTCGCCGCCGTTAACATCCCCGGTCTGCTCTTCGTGGGGGCGTTCTCCGTGGCCTGCCCGACGCTCTTGCGGGTCCCGCTGTATCAGTTCCTGTTCGTGGGCTACTGGTTCTGGGGCAACGCGCTGAACCCTGACAGTCCGATCCCGACCCTGAGCGGAACCTGGCTCACGCCGGCAGGAGGATATATGAGCTCCGGATTCTTCGGGGTGCCGGGAATTTACATCAGCCAGGCCGAGCCCTGGGAAGGCGTGGTGAGCATCGCCCTGCTCCTGGGGCTGGCGGCTATGGCGTTGTTGACCGCCCATTACTACCTACATTGGCGGAAAAGCCGGAGATGA
- a CDS encoding ABC transporter ATP-binding protein, which produces MEIVLEGVSKGYGRGARALSSVDLTIGGGMYGLLGPNGAGKTTLMKILAGIIKPTSGSVRIGGHDCNTEAGRRAVKRGLGYLPQELGLYPDLSAGEFLDYVGILKGLENKAQRHDRVEHLLATVGLEEVRNRKLKGFSGGMKRRVGIAQALLNDPGLLIVDEPTAGLDPEERIRFRNLLSELAAERTVLLSTHIVEDVAQTGRQLCVLVGGEILFQGTTPELIEAAQGKVWTIDTDGPRPGGDLTVVSTLHLGESVRYRVVGEPGSVPEASAADPSLEDGYVWLMRKSRVTELA; this is translated from the coding sequence ATGGAGATCGTGCTAGAGGGAGTGAGCAAGGGTTATGGCCGCGGAGCTCGGGCCTTATCGTCTGTGGACCTGACCATAGGCGGGGGGATGTACGGCCTGCTCGGGCCCAACGGGGCCGGTAAGACTACGCTGATGAAGATTCTCGCAGGCATCATAAAGCCTACCTCCGGCTCCGTTCGGATCGGTGGCCACGACTGCAACACCGAGGCCGGGCGCAGGGCCGTCAAGCGTGGGCTTGGCTACCTGCCGCAGGAGCTGGGGCTCTACCCGGACCTTTCGGCGGGTGAGTTTCTGGACTACGTGGGCATACTCAAGGGATTGGAGAACAAGGCGCAAAGACACGACAGAGTAGAGCATCTACTCGCCACGGTCGGCCTCGAGGAGGTGCGTAACCGCAAGCTCAAGGGTTTCTCCGGGGGCATGAAGCGCCGCGTGGGGATAGCCCAGGCTCTCTTGAACGACCCGGGGCTTCTGATCGTCGACGAGCCCACCGCCGGGCTCGATCCCGAGGAGCGCATCCGTTTCAGGAACCTCCTCTCCGAGCTCGCCGCTGAGAGGACCGTCTTGCTCTCCACCCACATAGTAGAGGACGTCGCACAGACCGGCCGCCAACTGTGCGTGCTCGTCGGCGGTGAGATCCTGTTCCAGGGTACTACCCCGGAGCTTATCGAGGCGGCGCAAGGTAAGGTGTGGACCATAGACACCGACGGCCCCCGGCCCGGGGGAGACCTCACGGTTGTCTCCACCCTACACCTGGGAGAGTCCGTGCGCTACCGGGTTGTGGGCGAGCCAGGGAGCGTACCAGAGGCCTCGGCCGCTGATCCAAGCCTTGAAGACGGCTACGTGTGGCTGATGCGCAAAAGCCGGGTCACAGAGCTCGCATAG
- the rapZ gene encoding RNase adapter RapZ yields the protein MEKVQKPQKLQETGSERSAGRRIIIVTGLSGSGKSTALKAFEDTGYYCIDNLPPKVIPDVLATASQPHGEAEMVGDVVVAMDIRGLRHFGGEIREGLELVEDRPGWEPQIIFIEADDQTLVRRYKESRRPHPAARGGDVLSAIQKERGDLAALRERADVVVDTSGLSAAELRLRFGELAGSDSSLGRLTVSVISFGFKHGSPLDADMMLDVRFLPNPHYDPDLRPLTGWDAPVRDAVLDSEGCEEFLERTCGLLEFLIPRYTAEGKSYFTIGIGCTGGRHRSVTIAAELARRLGESSEVQPIQPFVRHRDLERRG from the coding sequence GTGGAGAAGGTCCAAAAGCCCCAGAAACTCCAGGAAACGGGGTCGGAACGGTCCGCCGGGAGGCGCATCATTATCGTGACCGGGCTATCCGGCTCCGGTAAGTCCACCGCGCTCAAGGCTTTCGAGGACACGGGCTACTACTGCATAGACAACCTGCCGCCGAAGGTGATCCCGGACGTGCTCGCCACTGCGAGCCAGCCCCACGGAGAAGCCGAGATGGTCGGTGACGTGGTGGTGGCGATGGACATCCGGGGCCTGCGACACTTCGGGGGGGAGATCCGGGAGGGCCTGGAGCTCGTAGAAGACCGGCCGGGCTGGGAGCCGCAGATAATCTTCATAGAGGCCGACGACCAGACCCTCGTCCGGCGCTACAAGGAGAGCCGCCGCCCGCACCCCGCCGCCAGAGGGGGTGACGTGCTCTCCGCCATCCAGAAAGAGCGCGGCGACCTCGCGGCCCTGCGCGAGCGGGCCGACGTCGTCGTGGACACCTCCGGCCTGTCGGCGGCGGAGCTGCGGCTGCGGTTCGGTGAGCTGGCGGGCTCCGACTCGTCTCTCGGACGTCTGACCGTTAGCGTGATCTCCTTCGGCTTCAAGCACGGCTCACCGCTGGACGCGGACATGATGCTGGACGTGCGCTTCCTGCCCAACCCGCACTACGACCCGGACCTGCGGCCCCTCACCGGATGGGATGCCCCGGTGCGGGACGCCGTGCTCGATTCGGAGGGCTGTGAGGAGTTTCTAGAGCGGACCTGCGGCCTACTGGAGTTCCTGATCCCCCGCTACACCGCCGAGGGCAAGTCCTACTTCACCATCGGTATCGGCTGTACCGGCGGCCGCCACCGCTCCGTGACCATCGCCGCGGAGCTCGCCCGACGTCTGGGTGAGTCGTCCGAAGTACAGCCGATACAGCCGTTCGTCCGGCACCGGGACCTTGAGCGTCGCGGCTAG
- a CDS encoding phosphoribosyltransferase: MAASSHIFNDRLDAGRRLARLLEGYREESPVVYALPRGGVPVGYEISRFLGAPLEVLVSRKLGAPGQPELGIGAVTSDGVRFLNRTMVEHLGVSEEYVERVTAEESEEADRRARLLRGEHPELEARGRTAIIVDDGLATGATARAAVESLRRREARRIVLAVPVCAAQTEAEMLSEADDLVSLELPESLGAIGFWYRDFTQITDEEALDLLRRTRSG, translated from the coding sequence ATGGCGGCTTCCAGCCACATCTTTAATGACCGGCTCGACGCCGGGAGGAGGCTTGCCCGGCTGCTGGAGGGTTACCGCGAGGAGTCGCCGGTCGTGTACGCCCTGCCGCGCGGCGGGGTGCCGGTAGGGTATGAGATCTCCCGCTTCCTCGGAGCGCCGCTCGAGGTGCTCGTCTCGCGCAAGCTCGGCGCGCCCGGACAGCCGGAGCTCGGCATCGGCGCGGTTACCTCCGACGGGGTGAGGTTCCTCAACCGGACGATGGTGGAGCATCTCGGCGTCTCCGAGGAGTACGTCGAGCGCGTTACGGCGGAGGAGTCCGAGGAGGCGGACCGCCGGGCCCGGTTGCTAAGGGGGGAACATCCCGAGCTAGAGGCCCGGGGCCGCACCGCGATAATCGTGGACGACGGCCTGGCGACCGGTGCTACGGCCCGCGCCGCCGTAGAGTCCCTACGCCGGAGAGAGGCGAGGCGCATCGTGCTCGCCGTACCCGTGTGCGCCGCGCAGACGGAGGCCGAGATGCTGTCTGAGGCGGACGATCTGGTCTCCCTGGAGCTCCCCGAGAGCCTCGGGGCGATAGGGTTCTGGTACCGGGATTTCACCCAGATCACCGACGAGGAGGCCCTGGATCTCCTGCGGCGCACGAGGTCCGGCTGA